The following coding sequences are from one Lolium rigidum isolate FL_2022 chromosome 6, APGP_CSIRO_Lrig_0.1, whole genome shotgun sequence window:
- the LOC124665974 gene encoding protein NRT1/ PTR FAMILY 6.2-like, which produces MGGKMEIERPWSGDGNLVHDAVDYLGCPADRSSTGSWLGAASVVGIELCERLATMGIAVNLVTYLTNTMHLPSAESANVVTDFMGTSFLLCFLGGFVADAFLGRYLTIAIFALVQALGTGLLAVSTTLPQLRPPPCGAGSAAPCEQATGLQMGVLYVCLYLIALGTGGLKSSVSGFGTDQFDERDDRERTAMGYFFNRFFFIISVGTLLAVTVLVYIQDHIGRSWAYGICSGTMLVAIAVFLSGTRRYRYKRSSGSPVVHILQVLVAATRKRGLKRPLTAAALYEDRPEDARIPHTAQFPCLDSAAVMAGEEDNEVGPHGRPVPNPWKLCSVSRVEEVKMVARLMPVWATTILFWTIYAQMITFSVEQATTMDRRMGGFEIPAASLTVFFVGAIMLTLAVYDRVFIPLCRNLTGRPGFTNLEKIGIGLVLSIVGMAAAAFCEKKRLAVAATATNGDVLPISVFLLTPQFLLVGAGEAFIYTGQLDFFITRSPKSMKTMSTGLFLTTLSLGFFLSSALVSFVGGATTWLGDTINHSRLDYFYWLLAVLGAVNLAAYLVCAMWAAPAVISKAEQPHPGTAADEKC; this is translated from the exons ATG GGAGGGAAAATGGAGATCGAGAGGCCGTGGAGCGGAGATGGCAACCTGGTGCATGACGCGGTGGACTACCTGGGCTGTCCGGCGGACAGGTCCAGCACCGGCAGCTGGTTGGGGGCGGCGTCCGTGGTCGGGATCGAGCTGTGCGAGCGTCTGGCCACGATGGGCATTGCGGTGAACCTGGTGACGTACCTGACGAACACGATGCACCTGCCCAGCGCCGAGTCGGCCAACGTCGTTACCGACTTCATGGGCAcctccttcctcctctgcttcctcggCGGCTTCGTCGCCGACGCCTTCCTCGGTCGCTACCTCACCATCGCCATCTTCGCGCTCGTGCAAGCGCTCGGCACGGGCCTCCTCGCGGTGTCGACGACGCTGCCCCAGCTGCGCCCTCCGCCATGCGGCGCCGGCTCGGCCGCGCCGTGTGAGCAGGCGACGGGGCTCCAGATGGGCGTGCTGTACGTGTGTCTGTACCTTATCGCTCTGGGCACCGGCGGGCTCAAGTCCAGCGTCTCCGGCTTCGGCACCGACCAGTTCGACGAGCGCGACGACCGCGAGCGCACCGCCATGGGATACTTCTTCAAccgcttcttcttcatcatcagcgTCGGCACGTTACTCGCCGTCACTGTCCTCGTCTACATCCAGGACCACATCGGCCGGAGCTGGGCCTACGGAATCTGCTCCGGCACCATGCTCGTGGCCATAGCAGTCTTCCTCTCTGGCACCAGGAGGTACCGCTACAAACGGAGCTCCGGGAGCCCAGTCGTGCACATCCTCCAGGTCCTAGTCGCCGCCACCCGAAAGCGCGGCCTCAAGCGGCCGCTTACCGCTGCCGCGCTCTACGAGGACCGCCCCGAGGACGCGAGGATCCCCCACACCGCCCAGTTCCCGTGCTTAGACAGCGCGGCCGTGATGGCCGGCGAGGAGGACAACGAGGTGGGGCCGCACGGGCGACCGGTGCCGAACCCGTGGAAGCTGTGCTCGGTGTCGCGCGTGGAGGAGGTGAAGATGGTGGCGAGGCTGATGCCGGTGTGGGCGACGACGATCCTGTTCTGGACCATCTACGCGCAGATGATCACCTTCTCCGTGGAGCAGGCAACCACCATGGACCGGCGCATGGGCGGCTTCGAGATCCCGGCCGCGTCGCTCACCGTCTTCTTCGTGGGCGCCATCATGCTGACCCTCGCCGTCTACGACCGCGTCTTCATCCCGCTCTGCCGGAACCTCACCGGTCGGCCGGGGTTCACCAACCTGGAGAAGATCGGCATCGGCCTCGTCCTGTCCATCGTCGGCATGGCCGCTGCGGCCTTCTGCGAGAAGAAGCGCCTCGCCGTGGCGGCCACGGCCACGAACGGGGACGTGCTGCCGATCAGCGTCTTCCTGCTGACCCCGCAGTTCCTGCTGGTGGGCGCGGGCGAGGCGTTCATCTACACGGGGCAACTGGACTTCTTCATCACGCGGTCGCCCAAGAGCATGAAGACCATGAGCACCGGCCTCTTCCTCACCACGCTCTCCCTCGGCTTCTTCCTCAGCAGCGCGCTCGTCTCATTCGTCGGAGGCGCCACCACGTGGCTCGGCGACACCATCAACCACAGCCGCCTCGACTACTTCTACTGGCTGCTCGCCGTGCTCGGAGCCGTCAACCTGGCCGCCTACCTCGTCTGCGCCAtgtgggccgcgccggccgtcatcagcaaggcggagcaACCTCACCCCGGCACGGCCGCCGACGAGAAATGCTAG
- the LOC124663620 gene encoding nuclear pore complex protein NUP98B-like, whose product MPVYNSKSHEELRHEDYQRGDKGSPSLPKSMVPSANHPWQPQPPVQLLEDLSDAHAKPSVVPQSTTQGFGCNTNNPFWLHSAGPQPPVFSFPPSSSAPAGPPLFSVPLSNHPWQPQPPVQPLKYPSEAHVKPSVGPQSTTQGFGCNTNNPFWLRSAGPQPPVFSFPPSSSAPATSRENIFSNTASYRAPDTSFTQGGSLLSSSVSHSAPAPSPNGQCTSINIDHSKKAVELLLPIDITTVRIRFYPRNDDTGSLASQVHNVQASPTPVSFSIYPGENQDLTIRSVEQPASQTGKTSSSTGPAGEQKGNISDVPLTDRSPFGAPGCEVISESVLPRLYKADYYTLPSIAELAARERQEPGSCSHVKDFTVGRHGYGSVKFDGETDVRMLDITSIVEFKDREINAYMDESKRPPVGQELNKPAEITLLNVKCVDQKTGLQLMEGPAVDAYKEVLAQWTKSHDAEFISFDPVKGSGSLVLRNSNLFLFL is encoded by the exons ATGCCTGTATACAACAGCAAGTCTCACGAGGAGCTTCGACATGAAGATTATCAGAGAGGAGACAAAG GGAGTCCCAGCCTGCCGAAAAGCATGGTTCCTTCGGCTAATCATCCATGGCAGCCCCAGCCCCCAGTGCAGCTTTTGGAAGATCTAAGTGATGCTCATGCGAAGCCATCTGTGGTACCACAATCCACAACACAAGGTTTCGGTTGTAACACCAACAACCCATTTTGGTTGCACTCTGCAGGACCCCAGCCACCAGTGTTCTCATTTCCTCCTTCAAGCTCCGCTCCTGCAGGCCCACCATTATTTTCGGTTCCTTTGTCTAATCATCCATGGCAGCCCCAGCCCCCAGTGCAGCCCTTGAAATATCCAAGTGAAGCTCATGTGAAGCCATCTGTGGGACCACAATCCACAACACAAGGTTTCGGTTGTAACACCAACAACCCATTTTGGTTGCGCTCTGCAGGACCCCAGCCACCAGTGTTCTCATTTCCTCCTTCAAGCTCCGCTCCTGCAACTTCTAGGGAAAACATATTCAGTAACACAGCGTCATATAGAGCTCCTGATACATCGTTTACC CAAGGAGGAAGTTTACTCAGCTCTTCAGTCTCCCATTCAGCACCAGCTCCGTCACCAAATGGTCAATGCACTTCT ATAAATATTGATCATTCCAAGAAAGCTGTAGAGTTGCTACTACCAATTGACATTACTACTGTCAGGATTAGATTTTATCCAAGGAATGATGATACTGGGAGCCTTGCTTCACAG GTTCATAATGTTCAAGCTTCACCAACACCTGTTTCTTTCTCTATCTATCCTGGAGAGAACCAAGACCTGACTATCCGATCAGTGGAGCAGCCTGCGAGTCAAACTGGGAAAACATCCAGTTCAACAG GACCTGCCGGGGAACAGAAAGGGAATATCAGTGATGTTCCCCTGACTGACAGATCTCCATTTGGTGCCCCTGGCTGCGAAGTGATCAGTGAGAGTGTGCTACCTCGGCTCTACAAGGCCGACTACTACACCTTGCCATCAATCGCGGAGCTTGCTGCACGAGAACGTCAGGAGCCAGGTAGTTGCTCACATGTGAAGGACTTCACAGTCGGCAGACATGGCTATGGCAGCGTGAAGTTTGATGGAGAAACTGATGTGAGGATGCTAGACATCACATCCATCGTGGAGTTCAAGGACCGTGAGATTAATGCCTACATGGATGAGAGCAAGAGACCTCCTGTTGGGCAGGAGCTCAACAAGCCTGCAGAGATCACTCTTCTGAATGTGAAATGTGTCGATCAGAAGACTGGGTTGCAGTTAATGGAAGGGCCAGCAGTCGATGCATATAAGGAGGTTCTGGCGCAATGGACCAAGAGTCACGATGCTGAATTCATATCGTTTGATCCCGTGAAGGGGAGTGGAAGTTTAGTGTTAAGAAACTCTAATCTGTTTCTGTTCTTGTAA